The following are from one region of the Strigops habroptila isolate Jane chromosome 22, bStrHab1.2.pri, whole genome shotgun sequence genome:
- the LOC115602815 gene encoding feather beta keratin — MSCYDLRRPCGPTPLANSCNEPCVRQCQDSRVVIQPSPVVVTLPGPILSSFPQNTAVGSSTSAAVGSILSEEGVPINSGGFSLSGLGGRYCSRRSLPC; from the coding sequence ATGTCTTGCTACGACCTGCGCCGTCCCTGTGGGCCAACCCCACTGGCCAACAGCTGCAACgagccctgtgtcaggcagtgccaggaCTCCCGCGTGGTGATCCAGCCCTCTCCCGTGGTGGTGACCCTGCCCGgacccatcctcagctccttcccccagaACACTGCCGTGGGATCCTCCACCTCCGCTGCCGTTGGCAGCATCCTGAGTGAGGAGGGAGTGCCCATCAACTCCGGGGGCTTCAGCCTCTCTGGCCTTGGTGGCCGCTACTGCAGCAGAAGGAGCCTGCCCTGCTAA